In a genomic window of Anoxybacter fermentans:
- a CDS encoding helix-turn-helix domain-containing protein, whose product MRFLTHQLGTKLREERKRRNLSQAEVGEGIGTSSSYISQLENGERKPSLENYLALISFFGVDFTYFLNTEDNDKEIVGREIKALREKRGWSIGELRDRSGVDFFRIGRAENGEIELSKEELERIADAFGIDINYFFCRYEFNVSRIINSCKSLGLTDNQIHLVVEFINDCLKTNKL is encoded by the coding sequence ATGCGTTTCTTGACTCATCAGCTAGGGACGAAGCTACGGGAAGAACGAAAAAGAAGAAATCTTTCACAGGCTGAAGTAGGAGAAGGAATAGGAACCTCCAGTTCATATATCAGTCAACTTGAAAATGGTGAGAGAAAACCTTCTCTCGAAAACTATCTTGCATTGATTTCTTTTTTCGGTGTCGATTTCACATATTTTTTGAATACTGAGGATAACGATAAGGAAATAGTTGGGAGAGAAATAAAAGCTTTGCGTGAAAAAAGAGGATGGAGTATAGGAGAACTTCGCGATCGATCTGGAGTTGATTTTTTCCGAATTGGTCGCGCTGAAAACGGAGAAATTGAACTCTCTAAAGAAGAATTAGAAAGAATTGCAGATGCCTTCGGTATAGACATAAATTATTTTTTTTGTCGCTATGAATTCAATGTTTCACGAATAATTAATTCATGTAAGTCGCTTGGACTTACCGATAATCAAATACACCTCGTAGTAGAATTTATTAATGATTGCTTAAAAACAAATAAGTTATAA
- a CDS encoding tetratricopeptide repeat protein, with amino-acid sequence MSYEEAKSHFDSENYEKAIELFSAMQVECEMRGDKEGAEIARRELGRSYFRLEKYGEAEEHFSQLFKNTRNDKIKDYCLTMIATIKATKDDYTNALKILDKITPTPINLINKVFILYYLKKYDGIDEAAHRALTIIDQLKEFDLSNDLLSKFKQAAGLIYSIMGKRDKGLIYLKESLKYTNNNVEKSRIYNDIAEIYIEMDNFEEAEKALLNAKKLMKSSSNKFTKATNLKLFGILNKKRKNFEIASKYLSEALVLMQEYDAVKHLAEIKFYLADVKFSKIKTNKMYEIYQGAEIYAEGVSNEKRLEGVNIKNAQIVDSIDGSTDFGGS; translated from the coding sequence ATGAGTTACGAAGAGGCTAAAAGTCATTTTGATTCTGAAAATTATGAAAAAGCTATTGAGCTCTTTTCAGCGATGCAAGTAGAGTGTGAAATGCGAGGGGATAAGGAAGGTGCGGAGATTGCAAGAAGAGAACTGGGAAGGTCATATTTTAGATTAGAGAAATATGGTGAAGCTGAAGAACATTTTTCTCAGTTGTTTAAAAATACACGTAATGATAAAATTAAAGATTATTGCTTAACAATGATTGCAACGATAAAGGCAACAAAAGATGATTACACCAATGCATTAAAAATTCTCGATAAAATTACACCTACTCCTATTAATCTAATCAATAAAGTTTTTATTCTTTATTACCTAAAAAAATATGATGGTATAGACGAAGCTGCACACAGAGCGTTAACTATTATTGATCAACTTAAAGAATTTGATTTGTCAAATGATCTATTAAGTAAATTTAAACAAGCTGCTGGATTAATTTATAGTATAATGGGGAAAAGAGATAAAGGTCTAATATATTTAAAGGAATCTTTAAAATATACTAACAATAATGTAGAAAAAAGTAGGATATATAATGATATTGCAGAAATTTATATAGAAATGGATAACTTTGAAGAGGCTGAAAAAGCATTACTGAATGCAAAAAAACTCATGAAATCTAGTTCAAACAAGTTTACAAAAGCAACTAATTTAAAACTTTTTGGAATTCTTAATAAAAAAAGAAAAAATTTTGAAATTGCTTCAAAGTACTTATCTGAAGCTTTGGTATTAATGCAGGAATATGATGCTGTTAAACATCTTGCTGAAATAAAGTTTTATTTGGCTGATGTAAAATTTTCTAAAATTAAAACAAATAAGATGTACGAAATATATCAAGGTGCAGAAATATATGCAGAAGGTGTCTCGAATGAAAAAAGGTTGGAGGGGGTGAACATAAAAAATGCGCAAATTGTTGACAGTATTGATGGTAGTACTGATTTTGGTGGCAGCTAA
- a CDS encoding ParM/StbA family protein, giving the protein MSKNIAVDVGFGFVKATDGNKEVIFPSVVGEGREIRYKPGVTINNDAIKNLFAEVDGEKYFVGDLATRQSEFLQSTLSGDRTNSIEYDVLFKTACALLNNGSTEVNIVTGLPVNEFTQYKNTLEKMLLRIHKIKLNDISYSFEIKRAKIIPQPFGTVFNLLLDDQGEIQKREYVNMKIGVIDIGFRTTDFIVVDCLEFVDKLSSSTTVALSSAYKLVGHSLNERFGINKPIYQLDKFIRTGFIPYKGQQMDIRELVGKAFALTTNNIISEVSSLWNIWELDQIIITGGGGVELYAYLKAHIDNCVLVNEGQFSNVKGYLKLANRSFR; this is encoded by the coding sequence ATGAGTAAAAATATTGCTGTTGATGTAGGATTTGGATTTGTTAAAGCGACGGATGGTAATAAAGAAGTGATTTTTCCATCTGTGGTTGGGGAAGGAAGGGAGATCAGATATAAACCAGGAGTAACGATAAACAACGATGCGATAAAAAATCTTTTTGCTGAAGTTGATGGAGAAAAATATTTTGTAGGTGATTTGGCAACTCGACAAAGTGAATTTTTACAGTCTACTTTATCAGGTGATCGGACAAACTCTATTGAATATGATGTGCTCTTTAAGACGGCATGTGCACTTTTGAATAATGGTTCTACTGAAGTGAATATAGTAACGGGTTTACCCGTAAATGAATTTACACAGTATAAAAATACTCTTGAGAAAATGTTATTGCGGATTCATAAAATAAAGCTTAACGATATCAGTTATTCTTTTGAAATCAAAAGAGCCAAAATAATACCTCAACCTTTTGGAACAGTATTTAATTTACTTCTGGATGATCAAGGTGAGATTCAGAAAAGAGAGTATGTGAATATGAAAATTGGCGTGATTGATATTGGATTTAGGACGACAGATTTCATAGTGGTAGATTGTCTTGAATTTGTGGATAAATTAAGTTCTTCAACTACAGTAGCTCTTAGCTCAGCTTATAAGTTAGTTGGGCATAGCCTAAATGAAAGATTTGGAATAAACAAACCAATATATCAATTAGATAAGTTCATTCGGACAGGGTTTATTCCATATAAAGGACAGCAGATGGACATTAGAGAGCTGGTTGGAAAAGCTTTTGCACTCACAACAAATAACATAATCAGCGAGGTTAGTTCTCTGTGGAACATCTGGGAACTTGATCAGATAATTATTACTGGTGGTGGAGGAGTTGAATTATACGCATATCTCAAGGCACATATAGATAACTGTGTGCTGGTAAATGAAGGGCAGTTCAGCAATGTTAAAGGTTATCTCAAATTGGCAAACAGATCTTTTAGGTGA
- a CDS encoding phage holin family protein: MNKNVDYLQDYYSFLGCAKEIFEAKKIENAIDELLKNAMSLHNMIFNVDEEEKKNIHQGYLSDLETVLPYVELTYELTYDELYKNKAIKPASSRNSFHILYQPKRKVRYIIMNFFSGFPLVQLGEIKHAWNNFIEFRTAKLFFAFLGTILTFLVGTFSIHHWTLFIMTIIHLLTRLMANRYRNQDDYVHCYRSIQLFAWPYMLLVLGNFLNYSITITGFPEDTFFIFWVWWLIWSELKGIVENAKVANLPIPPMLEEIINKSKDKNIGMPL, encoded by the coding sequence TTGAACAAAAACGTTGATTACTTACAAGATTATTACAGCTTTTTAGGTTGTGCAAAGGAGATATTTGAAGCGAAGAAGATCGAAAATGCGATAGATGAATTATTAAAAAATGCTATGTCGCTTCATAATATGATTTTTAATGTCGATGAAGAAGAAAAGAAGAATATTCATCAAGGTTATTTAAGTGATTTGGAAACCGTATTGCCTTATGTGGAATTAACATATGAATTAACATATGATGAATTATATAAAAATAAAGCTATAAAGCCAGCAAGTTCACGCAATAGTTTTCATATATTATACCAACCAAAAAGAAAGGTTAGGTATATAATTATGAACTTCTTTAGTGGTTTTCCACTTGTACAATTGGGAGAAATTAAGCATGCTTGGAATAACTTTATTGAATTTCGCACAGCAAAATTATTTTTCGCATTTTTAGGAACTATTTTAACATTTTTGGTTGGTACTTTTTCAATTCACCATTGGACATTATTTATAATGACAATAATACATCTTTTAACTAGACTCATGGCAAATAGATATAGAAATCAGGATGATTATGTTCATTGTTATAGAAGTATTCAATTATTCGCTTGGCCTTACATGTTATTGGTTTTAGGAAATTTTTTAAATTATAGTATAACGATTACTGGCTTTCCAGAGGATACGTTTTTTATTTTCTGGGTATGGTGGTTAATTTGGTCAGAATTGAAAGGGATTGTGGAAAATGCTAAAGTCGCGAATCTACCTATTCCACCAATGTTAGAAGAAATTATAAACAAATCAAAAGATAAAAATATCGGAATGCCTTTATAA
- a CDS encoding helix-turn-helix transcriptional regulator: protein MVVILDNRKIAATIQSIQNRLGLTNEEFGKTLKSPEKPDGVSGSYISHIKNGKREMSKKLFQVFCEQYDLNPHEFMKEENKQEVDIAETINQLMRIRGLDIEEISRMTGIDILDLSQLKRGKLRPSEEHIRKLSIALGVKPEVISQGRVFKSFEIIRRELESLYLDPEFIDHVMKAIEREL, encoded by the coding sequence ATGGTCGTGATACTGGACAATCGGAAAATAGCAGCAACAATACAGTCGATACAAAACCGGCTGGGTCTCACAAATGAAGAATTCGGAAAAACTCTCAAAAGTCCCGAAAAACCTGACGGAGTATCCGGTTCATATATAAGCCATATAAAAAATGGAAAGAGAGAAATGTCAAAAAAACTTTTTCAAGTATTTTGCGAACAATATGACCTGAACCCTCATGAATTCATGAAGGAAGAAAACAAACAGGAAGTTGATATTGCAGAAACAATAAACCAGTTAATGAGAATTAGAGGTCTTGATATAGAAGAAATAAGTCGCATGACTGGTATTGATATATTGGATCTAAGTCAACTAAAACGAGGAAAATTACGACCAAGTGAAGAACATATTCGAAAATTATCAATAGCATTGGGCGTTAAACCAGAAGTAATCTCACAAGGAAGAGTGTTTAAATCGTTTGAGATAATTAGGCGTGAATTAGAGTCTTTGTATTTAGATCCGGAATTCATTGATCATGTTATGAAAGCAATAGAAAGGGAATTATGA
- a CDS encoding helix-turn-helix domain-containing protein, translated as MFRSDAHKILRKLRKERGWSQEEVGKALGRSAGWVSNKERSTRGISAEDLGMFADLYEVDPAVFFVSPYSASEIGKTISEALQKYNLSEAQLADELDMDYFRLANALLGEVELTPAELQTIGNYLNITEPPFLHSAEHIIQKILDLATKLGLQAKKINMLRNFLENEVKKLNDNQKSYNPHSTKTRIETKYTQR; from the coding sequence ATGTTTCGTTCAGATGCCCATAAAATACTCAGGAAACTCCGAAAAGAACGAGGATGGTCACAAGAAGAAGTTGGAAAGGCATTAGGGCGAAGCGCAGGCTGGGTAAGTAATAAAGAAAGATCTACACGGGGAATTAGCGCGGAGGATCTCGGAATGTTTGCTGATCTATACGAAGTAGATCCTGCAGTCTTTTTTGTAAGTCCCTATAGTGCTTCGGAAATTGGAAAAACTATTTCGGAAGCATTGCAAAAATATAATCTCTCTGAAGCTCAACTGGCAGATGAATTAGACATGGATTACTTTCGGTTAGCAAATGCTCTATTGGGGGAAGTTGAACTTACACCAGCAGAACTGCAGACAATAGGTAACTATCTTAATATCACAGAACCACCGTTTCTGCACTCTGCTGAACATATAATTCAAAAAATTCTTGATCTAGCAACAAAATTAGGCCTACAAGCCAAAAAAATAAACATGCTACGTAATTTTCTTGAAAACGAAGTGAAAAAATTAAATGATAACCAAAAAAGTTATAATCCACATTCCACCAAGACTAGGATTGAAACTAAATACACCCAGAGGTGA
- a CDS encoding helix-turn-helix domain-containing protein: MLGQQILNFRLKKGLSQDELGELMGYTGSYISQIENQKKTPSMKFLQKFSEVSKIPIEELLNSSSQHLGLKFKQLRIEKGLKVGDISEQTGIDFFRIADFEDGIVALTWEEMQRIADILGVDSTEIESTYDEIIRIIRHNLEQLPISSEKVELILEYIERQIK; encoded by the coding sequence TTGCTTGGACAACAAATATTGAATTTTCGCCTTAAAAAAGGATTATCGCAAGATGAACTTGGAGAATTAATGGGATATACTGGAAGTTATATCTCTCAAATTGAAAATCAGAAAAAAACACCTTCGATGAAATTTCTTCAGAAATTTTCTGAGGTTTCAAAGATTCCAATTGAAGAACTATTGAACAGCTCTTCACAACATCTAGGACTAAAATTCAAGCAACTTCGAATCGAAAAGGGGCTTAAAGTAGGTGACATTTCAGAACAGACAGGAATCGATTTTTTTCGGATAGCAGATTTCGAGGATGGAATTGTAGCTCTGACATGGGAAGAAATGCAACGCATAGCTGATATTCTGGGCGTAGATTCCACTGAAATCGAATCGACATATGACGAAATCATAAGAATTATTAGACATAATCTCGAACAACTTCCAATAAGTTCTGAAAAAGTAGAACTTATTCTAGAATACATAGAACGACAGATAAAATAA
- a CDS encoding RNA-guided endonuclease InsQ/TnpB family protein, which produces MHITLHHIKLYKPSRNKQEQLNLLLRNWNKGLRSALKIIKHWGFTSYTKSHKHTYRVLRNNYSLPSQIAVECNRKAIEIFKVNQISRFKSNVPVRLVNGKSFAIIVKNGRYFAKILTPNGKIFCPLAFGKYQLNYLADERYIIKTADLYFSKGEWYLNLVLEYQQKQIEPKTVMGIDLGIVNLASVAVIDQDKNILHTEMFSGRELRFKRLRYRQKRKLKSKKAGSQKISTIKENRICREVNFHIANRIIELAAKNNSLIVFENLKNIRSNITKEKDRLSNYEKNSWAYYQLKEFVKHKACLHGIPVIEISPFKTSQICSTCQAEGQRITQSLFLCPNGHRHNADKNASINIAVRGLQHVG; this is translated from the coding sequence TTGCACATCACTCTCCACCATATCAAGTTGTATAAACCTTCCAGGAATAAGCAGGAACAACTTAATCTACTTCTACGGAATTGGAACAAAGGCCTTAGATCAGCCTTGAAAATAATCAAACACTGGGGATTTACTTCCTATACCAAAAGCCATAAGCATACTTATCGGGTATTGAGAAATAATTATTCTCTGCCTTCTCAGATTGCTGTAGAATGCAACCGTAAAGCTATTGAAATTTTCAAGGTCAATCAAATATCCCGGTTTAAGAGTAATGTGCCAGTAAGGTTAGTTAATGGTAAATCCTTTGCTATAATCGTAAAAAACGGACGTTACTTTGCTAAAATATTGACACCTAATGGTAAAATTTTTTGTCCCCTGGCCTTTGGCAAATATCAACTTAATTATCTGGCAGATGAACGATATATTATTAAAACTGCTGATTTATACTTCTCTAAGGGCGAATGGTATCTTAATCTGGTTCTGGAATACCAACAAAAGCAAATTGAACCCAAAACTGTTATGGGCATTGATCTGGGTATAGTTAATCTTGCTTCTGTGGCTGTGATTGACCAGGATAAAAACATTCTACATACTGAGATGTTTTCTGGTCGTGAGCTCAGATTCAAGCGCCTTCGCTACCGCCAAAAACGAAAATTGAAAAGTAAAAAGGCAGGCAGTCAGAAAATCTCTACTATCAAGGAAAATAGAATCTGCCGGGAAGTTAACTTCCATATCGCTAATCGAATTATCGAATTGGCAGCCAAAAACAACTCCTTGATTGTGTTTGAAAATTTAAAGAACATCAGAAGTAACATCACTAAAGAAAAAGATCGACTCTCAAATTATGAGAAAAACTCCTGGGCTTACTACCAGCTAAAAGAATTTGTCAAACACAAAGCCTGCCTGCACGGTATTCCAGTAATTGAAATTAGCCCGTTCAAAACTTCTCAGATTTGTTCAACCTGTCAAGCCGAAGGCCAACGAATTACGCAAAGCCTATTCCTCTGCCCAAATGGGCACCGTCACAATGCCGATAAGAATGCCAGTATTAATATCGCTGTAAGAGGATTACAGCATGTGGGGTAA
- a CDS encoding helix-turn-helix transcriptional regulator, producing MPGVPRKRLREIRQTKYTLEEFAKLVHSSPTHLSDIENGKRDPSPELASAICRILGRSFSELFPDLRENYIKKSALLLSLATQ from the coding sequence ATGCCAGGAGTACCTAGAAAACGTTTGAGGGAAATAAGACAAACAAAATATACACTGGAGGAATTTGCAAAGCTTGTGCATTCAAGTCCTACCCACCTGAGTGACATTGAAAATGGGAAGAGAGATCCATCTCCGGAGTTAGCATCAGCTATTTGTAGAATTTTAGGGCGGAGTTTTTCTGAACTTTTCCCTGACCTTCGCGAAAACTATATCAAAAAAAGCGCATTATTGTTAAGTTTAGCTACCCAATGA
- the tnpA gene encoding IS200/IS605 family transposase has protein sequence MKHSRNYVYQTAYHIVWIPKYRRKILVGDVREFTIKTLHQIAEDKGFEILALEVCPDHIHLFVSIPPAVSISQAVKCFS, from the coding sequence ATAAAGCATAGTAGAAATTATGTGTACCAGACTGCCTATCACATAGTATGGATTCCAAAATATAGGCGAAAGATCCTTGTTGGTGATGTTCGGGAATTTACTATCAAAACCTTACACCAGATTGCGGAGGATAAAGGTTTTGAAATTTTAGCTTTGGAGGTGTGTCCTGATCACATACATCTATTTGTCTCGATTCCTCCCGCTGTTTCTATTTCTCAGGCTGTTAAATGCTTTAGCTGA
- a CDS encoding zinc ribbon-containing protein: MTIKKGGDNMPTTGEKPGIGLYLCLKCYQQVRLDDDTDTLPPCPRCNHTEFIKIG; this comes from the coding sequence ATGACCATAAAGAAAGGAGGTGATAATATGCCTACTACAGGTGAAAAACCAGGCATTGGGCTATATCTTTGTCTAAAATGCTACCAACAAGTAAGATTAGATGATGATACTGATACACTTCCTCCATGCCCGAGATGCAACCATACAGAATTTATTAAGATCGGTTAA
- a CDS encoding helix-turn-helix domain-containing protein, which yields MRNKRKETMTAQELADLLGIKSVQTVYKLLNEGKIPGVKVGHQWVIPTQAILDWLYVAALGSQKRILEHIGVDFGELMDWIAKLRHYENCSNLDNLVKMPEFGSIKEEVVNLR from the coding sequence GTGAGGAATAAGAGAAAAGAGACTATGACGGCTCAAGAGCTTGCTGATCTTTTGGGGATTAAAAGTGTACAGACAGTCTACAAGCTTCTTAACGAAGGTAAGATTCCAGGCGTGAAAGTAGGACACCAGTGGGTGATTCCCACCCAAGCAATTTTAGATTGGTTGTATGTTGCAGCATTAGGTAGTCAGAAGAGAATATTAGAGCATATAGGGGTGGATTTTGGAGAACTGATGGACTGGATAGCAAAACTTAGACATTACGAAAACTGTAGCAATCTTGATAACTTGGTTAAAATGCCAGAGTTTGGCTCGATTAAGGAGGAGGTAGTTAATTTAAGGTAG
- a CDS encoding helix-turn-helix domain-containing protein, translating into MLYEQIVIRHRNRRGYVQTYNELYDLYQPILGHATISVYNNLMRYVNNIMDHENNGFSYPTLDMLAKKMRMGKRTIIQARQKLESMGLLEVYYERVKLGNLNYNKYYYDLIDPLEYHEFFLKYGELLRQEAGDQYYQEIFKPIFEAEKAVLGVSNETPKKAYLEVSNETSVGVSNETVKKQSILKRQIYSSSSIHRTGAFGKSISEAEQISILENLYIDTLGLSTFDSNTTKMIKHLLSKWDFEYIRKQMEYTKEKIEEYSLRYHPSEEKGIRSYWGFVYCACRDNYAKARIKSYPEHWEKEG; encoded by the coding sequence ATGTTGTACGAACAAATTGTAATTAGACATCGAAATCGTAGGGGATATGTTCAAACGTATAATGAGTTGTATGACTTATATCAGCCAATTTTAGGGCATGCGACAATCTCAGTATATAACAATTTGATGCGTTATGTTAATAACATTATGGATCATGAAAACAATGGATTTTCGTATCCAACATTGGACATGCTTGCAAAAAAGATGAGAATGGGGAAGAGGACTATAATCCAGGCACGGCAAAAGCTGGAAAGCATGGGACTTCTGGAAGTTTACTATGAGAGAGTCAAATTAGGTAATCTTAACTATAACAAATATTATTACGATCTCATTGATCCACTGGAATATCATGAATTTTTTCTGAAATATGGTGAATTATTGAGACAAGAAGCAGGAGATCAATATTATCAAGAAATATTCAAGCCAATCTTTGAAGCTGAGAAAGCTGTTCTCGGGGTTTCAAATGAAACTCCGAAGAAGGCTTATCTCGAGGTTTCAAATGAAACCTCGGTCGGGGTTTCAAATGAAACCGTAAAAAAACAAAGTATACTAAAAAGACAAATATATAGTAGTAGTAGTATACATAGGACAGGCGCATTTGGAAAATCAATATCAGAAGCAGAACAAATTTCTATTTTGGAAAATTTGTACATTGACACACTGGGACTGAGTACATTTGACAGTAACACAACCAAAATGATCAAGCACCTGCTTTCCAAATGGGATTTTGAATATATCCGGAAACAAATGGAATATACGAAAGAGAAGATTGAGGAGTATTCTCTCAGATACCATCCATCGGAGGAAAAGGGTATTAGAAGCTATTGGGGTTTTGTTTATTGTGCTTGTCGTGACAATTATGCAAAAGCTAGAATTAAGAGCTATCCTGAACATTGGGAAAAGGAGGGTTAA
- a CDS encoding putative quorum-sensing-regulated virulence factor: protein MGSNVPAVESNILPPNLEESIKNQKLQNKALMRLMRELLEEGVDYGKVKGVKRPFLHQPGAQQLGLVFKLAPKFIKIDSIFDFEREPVFMSYEFKCELYHRETGMFLGDGVGAANNYEKKYRYLKDGTEVRDPLDKQNTIMKMAKKRAFVDAVLNVTGASRLFATEDDLEEFFTDIGTDPGKIKMPFGKHKGKRLEELDTDYLQWVIGKADKEELREAAKAVLERRLREEETTKQSDQGKITEETLSNLRSCINSTDEKIRTESRKIAQVWLIEHGFTSLTDIRNLTEEQGKELCQMILETFSTDDNKQGE, encoded by the coding sequence ATGGGTTCGAATGTACCAGCTGTAGAAAGTAATATCCTACCTCCCAATCTTGAAGAGAGTATAAAGAACCAGAAGTTACAAAATAAAGCTCTCATGAGGTTAATGAGGGAATTGTTAGAAGAAGGTGTCGATTATGGCAAGGTAAAGGGCGTAAAAAGGCCTTTTCTCCACCAACCAGGTGCACAGCAGTTGGGTTTAGTTTTCAAGTTGGCTCCAAAGTTCATCAAAATAGATTCAATTTTCGACTTTGAACGGGAGCCAGTATTTATGAGTTATGAATTTAAATGTGAGTTATATCATAGAGAAACAGGTATGTTTTTGGGGGATGGAGTTGGAGCAGCCAATAACTATGAAAAGAAGTATCGTTACCTGAAGGATGGGACTGAAGTAAGAGATCCATTGGACAAGCAAAATACTATAATGAAAATGGCGAAAAAGAGGGCTTTTGTTGATGCTGTGCTCAATGTGACAGGGGCGAGTAGGCTATTTGCTACAGAGGATGACCTGGAAGAATTTTTTACCGATATAGGTACTGACCCTGGGAAAATCAAGATGCCCTTTGGCAAACATAAAGGCAAACGATTAGAAGAATTAGATACAGATTATTTGCAGTGGGTGATAGGAAAAGCAGATAAGGAAGAACTTAGAGAAGCAGCAAAAGCGGTATTAGAGCGGAGATTGAGAGAAGAAGAGACTACGAAGCAGTCTGATCAGGGAAAGATTACAGAGGAGACTCTGTCAAATCTTCGGTCATGTATCAACTCAACAGATGAAAAAATTCGGACTGAATCCAGAAAAATTGCGCAAGTATGGTTGATTGAGCACGGTTTTACAAGCTTAACGGATATTCGTAACTTGACTGAAGAGCAAGGGAAAGAACTGTGTCAAATGATTCTTGAGACATTCAGTACTGACGATAATAAACAAGGAGAGTAG